In Euphorbia lathyris chromosome 9, ddEupLath1.1, whole genome shotgun sequence, the following are encoded in one genomic region:
- the LOC136206411 gene encoding uncharacterized protein yields the protein MTLDQQHNTAENNEYLLSSSSSSSSSPFLDESESEDLQRMPLAPPRFKNKKCLSKQLSMCETRRDIAWERRRRQILNQERRMNNVVDNGDDLTDEDLNELKGCIELGFGFNEEAGQRLCNTLPALDLYFAVNRQISCSPASSPHSHSQRISSASLGTRSSSFGSPTASESDWKICSPGDDPQQVKMKLRHWAQAVACSVLQSI from the exons ATGACATTAGATCAGCAACACAATACGGCAGAAAATAATGAATACCTGttgtcttcatcttcttcttcatcatcatcgcCGTTCCTGGATGAATCGGAATCGGAGGATTTGCAGCGAATGCCATTAGCGCCACCGAGATTTAAGAACAAGAAGTGTTTGTCGAAGCAGCTTTCTATGTGCGAGACTCGGCGAGATATCGCGTGGGAGAGGCGTCGGAGACAGATTCTGAATCAGGAGAGGAGAATGAATAACGTGGTGGATAATGGCGATGATTTGACGGATGAAGATTTGAATGAGTTGAAAGGATGTATAGAGCTTGGTTTTGGGTTCAATGAGGAAGCAGGGCAACGATTGTGTAATACTTTACCGGCTTTGGATCTTTATTTTGCGGTTAATCGGCAGATTTCTTGTAGCCCAGCTTCGTCTCCGCATTCGCATAGCCAGAGAATCTCGTCGGCGTCGCTTGGTACTCGGTCGTCGTCGTTCGGGAGCCCTACAGCTAGTGAATCCGATTGGAAAATATGTAGCCCAG GGGATGATCCACAGCAGGTGAAGATGAAATTAAGGCATTGGGCGCAAGCAGTAGCATGTTCAGTGTTGCAGTCAATATAA